A region of the Ranitomeya variabilis isolate aRanVar5 chromosome 5, aRanVar5.hap1, whole genome shotgun sequence genome:
GCTATTCACCTACACAATAAGACAGAGTGATAGTTTAGGAGAGTTAAAGCTAAAGACAGGTTAACTGTAGATTCCTTTTGTAATAGTTTACCTTTAAACCCATTCTACTTGTTTTAATGGTGATGTATCATTCATAATGAATCATTGGGAATGTTATATCACCATAAAAACAAGGAAAATTGGTGTAAATGATAGCATACCAGATGACCATGACAATCAGTAATTGCTGCTGTCAAGAGATGTGTCAATAGTTTGGACATCAGTCATTGTGCACCATAAAAACAAAAGAATGATGGCGGCACAGGAAGCTTTATATATTTAATATTATATAGCTTAGAATGTTATGTAAATTCCTAGAAAAACACTTTAAGATGGTCCCACAGCACATTTATTTTCTTACTAAACAGCTAATGTTTGAAGTAATGAAAGCGCCTGACAATCATTCAGTTGCCAGCCCTCATTTGCACAAATAGGGCCCTGAGGGGTTTGTGCTTCTTTTCCCAATTGCCAACCATCCTTTAAAAAGGCTTATCTTGTAATGACATATTTGTTATTCTTTGAGATGTATTTGCTGCCTTGTCATGACAATCCTGGGGAATTCTATTTTTCATCATCTAGACTACTCCCAAAATTAAGGTGCCTAGGAAAAGAAAATTTTGAGAATTCTAATAGTTTATGCAATAGCATTAGAATTCCCCTTTAAAGTAAACCTGTCAGTTTTCTTAACATGCCAGTCTTAAAAAAAATACTTGTATATTCCATAAAATAACAAATTTTACAGTTCTGTTTTGGTCTGTTCCTTTATTATTTCTCCTTGAAATTTATGATCAAAGTAATATCTGGGTGTTATTAGTCCTCTTGTCCACAGGGTGTGCTCTACACACTTTGATATAGTCCACACTGCTGAAACAGTAGGTGCAGACGACCATTTTTCTCTCCATCCGAGAAAAAAAAAGCCCCATTatgctgatcagactctgatctGAGTTTGATCAGAGGATGATCAGAGTGAGATCAATTTTTctcaaaggggagaaaaaaactAACTTGCCTCCCCCTTCTCCATTCAGTCGGTCCATGAAAATTACTCTGATGTTTTACACGGACTCATAGCCGATTTTGATCTGACAttcggatcaaaattggacatgtcatcGACAACATaaaaatctgcaacataaaaaaaacacagtacccATGATTCCCCTCACATATTAAACCTGAACTAGAAaacttggtccaaggaaaaaataaatcggaagtgtgcacagccccatggaatAGCCTGAGTACGGGTGCTCTCTGTCCAAACTCGTCCGATATAATGTGCACCTGCCCTTAAATGAGAAGAGATAGACCTTCAACTGGTAAGGTCCACTTGTCATTTTGTCCAATTTCTAAGACAGATAAAAGAGGAGCAGCAAAACATAGAGTTTTAAGAGAAAACACTATTCTTAGTTTCCTTGGGGAAAATGCAATTATTTGCGAAAAAGACATATCAGGAGTGGCGTCAGATTTTCTTTAATGTATCCACAGGCATGGCATTGAGTTGGAGACACAGGTAGTAACTAAATGAACCAATTGGTGTTTTACCATCCTTGCGAGTACCGCGAAAATGTTAAATAAGGAATTGGATGAAGTGCAACATGTCTTACCATTGATTTCCAGTAATGAGACACCAACAATAAAGCTACTGAATACCGTTCTAAGTCTAGTTGAAAGAGAAATCACAGAAATACTGATGGCAGCTGTAACAAAACAGATTCGTATCTAATACCAAATGCAAAAGTGAATCCTTAGACAATGGTCACAGAGGTATTTAAAATAAGCTAAATAAAAGTAAATCTTTATATAGTTCATTTTATCTCAAAAATATTCATGTAAAAACAGAAATAATAGTATATGTTTACAATAAGCTTTTAGCAATCTTTAAAAAAATACCCACTCTTGCTATAAGGCtctgtttttgcttgttttttttttcaaacatgaaATTATAAAGGCGTTTACACAATCTTTCATCTTAACAAATCCTTACGGTTACTTGCAATTTTCGGACTATTTTTCTATATGAACTTTGCAACAGAGTCTTAAAAGTGTACAAAAATTTGGCATTAAGatgacaaaaataaaaaactatGAGATCCATGTTGGTGAACTTTTGTGTAAGCTTCTATCTATGACATTTATTTTTAATAAGTTATTAAATCGGTAAAAATAGTCCCAGAATACTGAAAGATTATCTTGGGCattgaaaaatgtaaacatttaaaggggttatctgatcTTCAATCTCTCAGCTGCTGGTCCAAACCGTGCATTCTTTGATGTTGCAAGTAGAGGAAGCTTTGCCTTTCCAGGATTGGAGGAAAACAGTAGCACTGAGCCTGGGTGGATCTAGTGATTCAGCCAGCTTCAGATCAGCGCTCGCAAGCTCTATGAGAAAAAGCATGTAAGTGCTGCACTTCTTGCCTAGGAGACTGGCCACCACTGGTAAACTGCAGAGGTGGCTGTTGTCGTAGACAATGAGCAGGAAACAATAAATCCTTCTGTTCATTAAAACGGAAAGAATTTTTAATATGAAATACATTGCAAAGTTGATTGGATTTACACGCACTTCAGTGTTTTTTTAATAGAATCACTGTAGTGATGGTACTAATATTAGTTCCCTGCCCCAGTCTTGTTCTCACCAGCTGCTGTCTTCTGTGATCAGCGCCGCTCCGTGTGCTCTTCTGGAAGTTGTGACATTctggatcactccagtgtttaCAGCGTGATctcgaagtcacaactcaatgtaagtctatgatagCCAGAACAAGACTTTCATAGGCTTATATTGAGACCTTGTGACCTTTACCTTTGATTTCCAGTCAGTCAGAACTTGTGGTCCCAACATGGCGATGTGGGACTTGAGCAGCCCCGtgaatagatgaagatggtgggctggtgagtataatactagcGGCAGGGAACTTATACAGTATTAttgcaccactccagctctgaaataAAAAGAAACTCAGAAGTGGTACTTTAAGATGATGAGACACCCTCTTAAAACTCCCATAATGGGTACAGGGTTTTATTTTCTATATCCATAAGCTTCTTAGTTTTAATCCAGATTTAAAAAGGTTTTGTTGGAATAGCAAATATTACTCTAAATCTCTTCGATTTACCTTGCTTTGTTTTTTGGGAAAATTGCCTATACATGGGTATTGATATAATCCTATTCATTTATTAAATGACCTATATCTATCATTGTAACCTTTCTTCTTATAGTGCAGACAGTAATGTAAATTAGATATTCTCATCCTGGTTGCCATAGGTACATCCAGAGATCTACTATATCAAGTTTGTGAAGTTTAGTCACCAGGGATTTATTTGTCCCATTAAAATATAAttccaacaagtatatgcattttcCTGCACATAGGTATGAGAAACCAAGTTCAAGGGAAGCTGTCACTAGGGTTTTCCTGCTAACACTTTTTTGTCCCTTTGGTGCAAGGTCCTTACAACTTCTTTATAAAAGCACCGATGCCGCACATACCTCATAAAATGTCTTTTATAACTGTTCCATACCATATGCTAACTTCCAAAAAAAGGTCCAATGGCCGCCTCCGTGATTGCAATCACCTTGCCCTTGAATGATGTCAATGATGTCTCCTaaatcttgcgcatgcgcagttgtGATCTAGCTTTGTGTAGGTGCCATTTGCTCTAACCTGTGGAGGACAGAGCAATTTCCTTAGCTGCACATGCACCAGACAGATTGAGTGTATCACAAATGAGAAGTAATCCACGTAAAATATGAAGGGGCAGCATAGAGTGGGCGACCACCATGAGCTGGAAATGCCCATTGGACCACTTAGCACCCATTAACAAAACAACATGGGCCAACTATTTTATGAGCTATGAAGGGCAATTGCATTGATATAACGGGGTTGTAGAGATGTTTCTACAGAGGGCCAACATGTGGTGGCAACAGATCATATAGGAAAAAACAGGTGATAGGTTTCCTTTAAAAAAATAAGAAGCCCTAAATAGGGAAGTACTATTTCCGAATTAGTGTAAGAACTTTATATTGGACATCTATATTGTGTGTAGGCAACAGTCAAAGCCTCCCTGTGTTCTAAAGATCAAATTTAACATGTGATGGGGTAAAAGGAGCAATAATTCCTGGTACCCTCCTTCTGCTTTCCCCTGCCACTCATCCGCCATATTAGTGTTTCCCTTGACACGGCTGCAATGCATCTCAGAATAGCGGATGCACAATATGCCATGAAAGTATGAGACACTCCCCTTGTTTTCAAAGCAGCCATTTTGGCACATGATCTTAAGCACCAAACTTTTTCCCTTATGTGCACTAAATTGATAAGGTGTAGGATATAACATTTTTCCTATGGAAACCACAAAGCAGGCATAGAGAGACTTACTAACCAAAAAAATGCtttctggtgaaaaaaaaaaaattaagaaaaaattatataaattatctTTTCTCAAAGAGGAACTAAGTTCTCTGAACTGCAAGAACTCGTCTTTGGCTGAGTATACTAAGTCTTGTGGCAAGGCTTGGTAAAGGGTACATAGGGCTTGATAGACTAGCGACCTTCAATGTTGGTACGTGACAGCTTTCTACCTCTTTGAGAATTATGTTTCATAGCAAGATAACAAGATATTACACTACAATAAACCTGCTATGTAAAAGGCATTGTAGATGTAAATTTACCCCATTGTCTCCCTGGCTGAGTATTCACATAAAATTAATATTTATAAGCTTCATaaagtgtttttttggggggttatctACAATGGTAGGTAATCTGTCAATGAACACAGTTCATTGCATCTCACGTCTTCATCATGAACAGAAATCAAATTATCCTCAAATTGTAAAAAACTCAAACATAAACTTCAGATCTTGACTACTGAGAATACTAACTAAATGGGTTTACTGTTCCCACTTAGTGGTTTATCTTATTCTACATGCCAACATTTTTGCACACTGTAAAAGTGTTGTCCACTTCAGAAAAGTGGGccctaaaatttaaaaaatacataaaataggaAACTCAGTAGGTACTCACCCTCCTTGAGTCCAGAGCCAGCTCACTGCAACTGCTCTGGTCTAGGTGTTTTGAATACAAAAGTGGCAAATGCACTGAGGTTGATGGCACGCAATGCGGAATTCAGTGCTGGGCTCAGTAAAGGGCTAGACGCACAGTTTTGACATGATGTCACCGCACTagctagccagtcactgagctgagctcagcagcTCGTACACTAAACTCAATGTTGCGTTCCATCAGCCTCAGTGCATAAGCACTGAGCTCAACAGCCGGCTAGAGCTGTGCCACTAGGACCAAAGCAGAACACGGACCGGCACTGGACCTAGTGATGATGATTGCCTGCCGAATttgttattttatgtattttacacTGCTTGCCCCACATTCTTgaaagtggacaacctttttaatgtCTCTTTGTCAATGAAGAATGTTGCTCTAGTTCAAAGTCTGTGCAATAAACAAAATCACATTCTCATAATACAGTATTCACTGTATGCACCATCTAAAATAATTACTAATGGCCTCATATTTATAAGCTTGTTTCCCTGTGAACATCACAAAAATAAACACGTATACAAAATACATTGGAATGCATTTTTAGAAATCGATTTGATCATCAGATGGTCTGTCTAACAATTATCTGTATTGTATCATCTAGATGTCTCCATTAATAGTTTAATGGGTATGTCCATCAAGACTGTTTTTCAGGTTTTGGGCTGCCCATTTTGTGTGATAGGATTTATCTTTTCAAGTGAGACCTCTGCATCATAGTCCAAGATCCCAGAGAATGCGGGAGACAATTTGTCCAAACTCTTAGATAAGCCACTTTCTTCTAAATTTTTCAGACCCTCCTCTTCAGGACAAATAATAGCATGTGGAATTAGGTAAACTAAGTTACACTCATTTGGAATTGAACCTTTGGGCTCTTGCTGACATGAATAGACAACTGCCCCATTATTGTTTATGCTAACTGTCTCTATAGCATTGTTGGATGTAGGACAGAGTTTGTAGCAGCCTAATAATGTTGAGAAAGCCTTGCGGAAATCAGCATTGAAAGCATAGATTATGGGATTTAGAGAAGAATTTGCCCAACCAAACCACACAAAAATGTCAAATGTGGTTGAGCTGATGCAAAATGGCTCTGCTCCACTTGTAGATACACTTGGATCACAAAATGGCACCATACAGTTCAATATGAAAAAGGGCAACCAGCAACACACAAAAACTCCCATAATCACTGACAATGTCTTCAAGACTTTTGTTTCTCTTTTAAATGAAGTCTTTAAAGAACTTTCCGGCTGTTGGCAATCAATGCTACTTCCATTCCCTGTGCTGCTTTGACAATTCTTGGCATGTACTGCTGCTCTTTCGAGAGCTGAGATGCGCCGAATTTGCTTTGCAGCTATCCTGTATATCCGGGTGTAGGTTACAATCATAATGGCCACTGGTATATAGAAGCTTATGAGTGATGAAGAAATTGCATACGTCctatttaggctggagtcacagttATCCATTGTGCTGCCTTGGATGGTAATATTTAGGTCAAAAAAGCTAGTAGTCTTTGCTTTATGCCAGTTGAGCTGCACAGGAATGAAAGATATCAGAACTGATAAGGTCCATGCAACACTTATCATTATGAAGGCTacttttggggtcattttcctctcATATCTAAATGGGCTGGAAATCGCCCAGTATCTGTCAACACTGATGACACAAAGGTTTAAGATAGATGCCGTTGAACACATTATATCAAAGGCAACCCAAATATTACAGAATGAACCAAATGGCCAAAAGCCGGCAATCTCTGCAACAGCTTTCCAAGGCATCACCAACATTGCAACCAGAAGGTCAGACACAGCTAGGGAGATCACAAAAAAGTTTGTCACTTTGGAACGAAGATGTCGAAACCTGATGACAGCTGCGCAGACCAAGGTATTTCCGAAAAGAGTTGAAAGTATTAGAACTGAGAGCAAACAGCCCATTAGGATGCGAAAAGAAGACTCTTTTTCTGCAAACAACATTTCTCCATCCATGCTGGTGATATTTATAGTCATATTGCCTTGTATAATAAAATCATCTCAGAAGTTGGTTATTGCTAGCAAATATGACCCAGTAAGTCCCCATGTTGACTGTAGGCTTGCCTTTCCCAAAACATCTTAAAAATGTTTATACATATGTCGGCGCCATAGAACATCATCGTTGAGTTAATGCCTGCAACAAGAAAGGCCAGTCACTAACATTCTTTACTTTTATCGACATCTGCAACATCCAAAGCTCTTCTTCCAGCAGTCGGAAATAAGCTATTGATCCAGTGCAGTCATCACTGTAACTGGCCTTCGCTTTGGACTgcgttttttcttttctgttttatgCCTTGACTTAATCTTTATGTTTCGCATT
Encoded here:
- the DRD1 gene encoding D(1A) dopamine receptor translates to MTINITSMDGEMLFAEKESSFRILMGCLLSVLILSTLFGNTLVCAAVIRFRHLRSKVTNFFVISLAVSDLLVAMLVMPWKAVAEIAGFWPFGSFCNIWVAFDIMCSTASILNLCVISVDRYWAISSPFRYERKMTPKVAFIMISVAWTLSVLISFIPVQLNWHKAKTTSFFDLNITIQGSTMDNCDSSLNRTYAISSSLISFYIPVAIMIVTYTRIYRIAAKQIRRISALERAAVHAKNCQSSTGNGSSIDCQQPESSLKTSFKRETKVLKTLSVIMGVFVCCWLPFFILNCMVPFCDPSVSTSGAEPFCISSTTFDIFVWFGWANSSLNPIIYAFNADFRKAFSTLLGCYKLCPTSNNAIETVSINNNGAVVYSCQQEPKGSIPNECNLVYLIPHAIICPEEEGLKNLEESGLSKSLDKLSPAFSGILDYDAEVSLEKINPITQNGQPKT